One window of the Eucalyptus grandis isolate ANBG69807.140 chromosome 6, ASM1654582v1, whole genome shotgun sequence genome contains the following:
- the LOC104448976 gene encoding transcription initiation factor IIF subunit beta isoform X1, translated as MEEDEGSSKVETAKAERSVWLMKCPVVVAKSWQAHPPSDPNPLAKVVLSLDPLLPPDNPSSLQFTMEMASTEPGNIPKSYSLNMSKDIVPMSVFSESGHGKVAVEGKVEHKFDMKPNSDSIEEYGKLCRERTNKSMIRNRQIQVINNDRGAHMRPLPGIIGLVSSASKDKKKTQPVKQSDMKRTRRDRGELEDIMFKLFERQPNWALKQLVQETDQPAQFLKEILNELCVYNKRGANQGTYELKPEYKKSVEDTGAE; from the exons atggaggAAGACGAGGGAAGCAGCAAGGTGGAGACGGCGAAGGCGGAGAGATCGGTGTGGCTGATGAAGTGTCCGGTGGTGGTGGCGAAGTCGTGGCAAGCTCACCCTCCCTCAGACCCCAATCCCCTCGCCAAGGTCGTCCTCTCTCTCGATCCTCTTCTACCCCCTGACAATCCTTCTTCCCtccag TTCACTATGGAGATGGCAAGCACTGAGCCGGGGAATATTCCAAAAAGTTATTCTTTGAATATGTCTAAAGATATTGTCCCAATGTCTGTGTTCTCAGAATCAGGTCATG GCAAGGTTGCAGTGGAAGGGAAAGTGGAGcataaatttgacatgaaaCCAAATAGTGATAGCATTGAGGAGTATGGAAAATTATGCCGTGAAAGGACAAATAAGTCGATGATAAGAAATCGGCAAATACAG GTGATTAACAATGATCGCGGAGCGCACATGAGGCCTTTGCCTGGTATCATAGGGTTGGTCTCGTCTGCATCCAAG GATAAGAAGAAAACGCAACCAGTGAAGCAGTCAGACATGAAAAGAACCCGAAGAGATAGAGGAGAGTTGGAGGATATTATGTTCAAGCTGTTTGAAAGGCAACCCAATTGGGCACTAAAGCAACTTGTGCAGGAGACTGATCAACCTGCG CAATTCCTGAAAGAGATACTAAATGAGCTTTGTGTCTACAACAAAAGGGGAGCAAACCAGGGTACATACGAGCTTAAGCCAGAATATAAGAAATCTGTTGAAGATACAGGCGCCGAATAA
- the LOC104448976 gene encoding transcription initiation factor IIF subunit beta isoform X2, which translates to MEEDEGSSKVETAKAERSVWLMKCPVVVAKSWQAHPPSDPNPLAKVVLSLDPLLPPDNPSSLQFTMEMASTEPGNIPKSYSLNMSKDIVPMSVFSESGKVAVEGKVEHKFDMKPNSDSIEEYGKLCRERTNKSMIRNRQIQVINNDRGAHMRPLPGIIGLVSSASKDKKKTQPVKQSDMKRTRRDRGELEDIMFKLFERQPNWALKQLVQETDQPAQFLKEILNELCVYNKRGANQGTYELKPEYKKSVEDTGAE; encoded by the exons atggaggAAGACGAGGGAAGCAGCAAGGTGGAGACGGCGAAGGCGGAGAGATCGGTGTGGCTGATGAAGTGTCCGGTGGTGGTGGCGAAGTCGTGGCAAGCTCACCCTCCCTCAGACCCCAATCCCCTCGCCAAGGTCGTCCTCTCTCTCGATCCTCTTCTACCCCCTGACAATCCTTCTTCCCtccag TTCACTATGGAGATGGCAAGCACTGAGCCGGGGAATATTCCAAAAAGTTATTCTTTGAATATGTCTAAAGATATTGTCCCAATGTCTGTGTTCTCAGAATCAG GCAAGGTTGCAGTGGAAGGGAAAGTGGAGcataaatttgacatgaaaCCAAATAGTGATAGCATTGAGGAGTATGGAAAATTATGCCGTGAAAGGACAAATAAGTCGATGATAAGAAATCGGCAAATACAG GTGATTAACAATGATCGCGGAGCGCACATGAGGCCTTTGCCTGGTATCATAGGGTTGGTCTCGTCTGCATCCAAG GATAAGAAGAAAACGCAACCAGTGAAGCAGTCAGACATGAAAAGAACCCGAAGAGATAGAGGAGAGTTGGAGGATATTATGTTCAAGCTGTTTGAAAGGCAACCCAATTGGGCACTAAAGCAACTTGTGCAGGAGACTGATCAACCTGCG CAATTCCTGAAAGAGATACTAAATGAGCTTTGTGTCTACAACAAAAGGGGAGCAAACCAGGGTACATACGAGCTTAAGCCAGAATATAAGAAATCTGTTGAAGATACAGGCGCCGAATAA